The DNA window AACGCTCTAGTCCCGCTTTTGGAAGACGAAGATAACTCGTTTCAAGATCTCGTCTCTCAGGTGCAATTCGTAGCTGAACGAACTAGCCTCGCTTAGCCCGTGATGTGCTGCCCGCAAAGCGGCCGCGCTGATCTCCTCGCGGTCCAGCGATGCGGTCTTATAGACGACGATCCTCCCACGGGAGGCCACGTGTGCCGTACCCAGATCGATACATTGTGCGAGCGAGGCAACAGCGCGAAGAAGCACCACGTCAAAACGCCGGCCCGGACGCCAGTGTCGCGAGTGAGCGTGCTCCGCGCTTACCTGGGGAAGCTGCAGAGCCGTGATCACTCTGCAGGCAAACGCCGCCTTCTTCGCGGTACCGTCGATTGCGGTGATGTGCCATTGCGGACATAGAATGCCCAGGGGA is part of the bacterium genome and encodes:
- the rsmG gene encoding 16S rRNA (guanine(527)-N(7))-methyltransferase RsmG, with translation MNAADREAFDRTLTAVLGGWSLSITPHQLESLRAHYKAVCEVNRSMNLTRITDPTEAAIKHYADSLALLPWVREQGIELRTVLDIGTGAGFPAIPLGILCPQWHITAIDGTAKKAAFACRVITALQLPQVSAEHAHSRHWRPGRRFDVVLLRAVASLAQCIDLGTAHVASRGRIVVYKTASLDREEISAAALRAAHHGLSEASSFSYELHLRDEILKRVIFVFQKRD